GAAGATGCCTTGAATGGAAACATTTCTGCCCTCTATGACAAGCTAGTCCAAGAAGGGGTGAATACTGCCTTGTCCAAGGAAGAATGTCTCACTAGCGAGGGACTAAACCAACTCCTACAAGAGACCGAACAAGTACTAGATGAGTTGGAAAATGCTATCTCACAAGAGCCTAAAGTCATTAAAGGTGGATCGGCCAACAGACAGAAACGAAGAAGAATTAAGAAACTCAAGAGAAAATTGAAAGAGGATTTTCTTGTTCGGAAACAAAAGTACGAACGAGATAAACAGATTTTACAAGAGCGAAATTCCTATTCTAAAACAGATCCTGATGCGACGTTTATGAGGATGAAAGAGGATCATATGAGGAATGGTCAGCTCAAACCTGCTTACAACCTTCAACTTGGTACAAATAGCCAGTTTGCCTTAGCTTACGGATTGTATCCGAATCCAACTGACACTCGTACACTCAAACCTTTTCTTCAATCCATCCAAACCTTAGAACTCTTTCAACACATTGTCGCGGATGCAGGTTATGGTAGTGAAGAAAATTACAGCTTTATCGTTGATAATCTGGAGAAAACGCCCCTAATTCCCTACGGAACATATCAGAAAGAGCAGAAGAAAAGCTACAAGAAGAGTGATGCCAATCCTGAAAACTGGACTTACCTAGAAGATTCTGACCAGTGGATAAAACCAGATGGAGTTGTCTACTCGTTTAAGAATTATTCACGAAGAACGGAAAAGTATGGATTTGAGAAAGATAGTAAGATTTACGAAGCTGATCCTGTACAAGCTAGTGAAGAGTTAGACCAATTAGCACGGACAGAGAAAGGAAACCTCAAACAAATTCAGTATAATCCTACGTGGAACTATTTCAAGAACTTAGTCAAAGAGGAATTGACAAGTAAAGAGGGAGCCCGCATTTATGCCAAACGCAAGGTGGATGTCGAACCTGTATTTGGTAGGATGAAGGGTGTTTTTGGCGTGCGCAGAGTGCATGTCAGAGGTCAAAAAGTGGTTGAAACTGAGATAGGATTCCTCCTAATGAGCATGAATCTCACGAAATTGGCTAAGAAATTAGTCCAAGATAATAGAGATAAAAATAAAAACACAAATAGTTCGGCTGGATTTCATCAAAATCAGCTTGAAGCTATCTGTGTTTTTTATTTACTGGCTAGTTTTTGCCCAGCCTCTTCATGATATAGATTGGATTCTTGAGTGTGAAAGAATATGAAGATCCCTTTAGGGATAGTGGCAAGTAGTACAATTGTCTCTTTGAGAGGCGAGTGACGAGTCAAGAGCAGTGAGGCTTGAACAACGTGAAAGAGAGCAGCATAGGCGCTGGCTGGCAATGTGGGCTTATAGACCCAGTTCAAACCATCCGTTAGACGGGTGGTCATGATTAGTAATTGATTTGATTTTTGTTTGAAAATTGTCTTAAAAAGGTTTAAAATAGTAAAGTAGAAATAAATAGGAGGCTGTCATGGCGTTTTCTGACATAAAGTTGTTTGCCCTTAGTTCTAATCAAAAATTAGCAGCTAGGGTAGCAGAGAAAATGGGGATTTCTTTAGGGAAGTCTACCGTTCGTCAATTTTCAGATGGTGAAATTCAAGTTAATATTGAGGAGTCTATTCGTGGAAGACATGTCTATATTCTTCAATCAACAAGTTCTCCGGTGAATGATCATTTAATGGAGATTTTGATTATGGTAGATGCATTGAAGCGTGCGTCTGCAGAGTCAGTAAATGTCGTTATTCCTTATTATGGTTATGCACGTCAGGATCGGAAAGCACGTGCGCGCGAGCCAATTACTTCTAAATTGGTTGCAAATATGTTAGAAATTGCTGGTGTAGATCGATTGCTGACTATTGATTTGCATGCTGCACAGATTCAAGGTTTCTTTGATATTCCAGTGGATCACTTGATGGGAGCTCCATTGATTGCAGATTACTTCGAGCGTCGTGGTATGGTTGGAGAAGGATATGTTGTCGTATCTCCTGACCATGGAGGGGTGACACGTGCGCGTAAGTTAGCACAGTTCTTGAAAACTCCGATTGCGATTATCGATAAACGTCGTAGTGTTGATAAGATGAATACATCAGAAGTCATGAATATTATTGGAAATATTGAAGGCAAGACTTGTATTTTGATTGATGATATGATTGATACAGCTGGAACAATTTGCCATGCTGCGGATGCCTTGGCAGAAGCTGGTGCGGTAGAAGTGTATGCTTCTTGTACGCATCCGGTCTTGTCTGGACCTGCTATGGATAATATTCAAGGCTCTGCGATTAAGAAATTGGTTGTACTTGATACGATTGAAATTCCTGAAGAACGTTTAATTGATAAGATTGAACGAATTTCGACAGCTGACTTATTAGCTGAGGCTATTATTCGGATTCATGAAAAACGTCCATTGTCACCATTGTTTGAAACGGTGAAGGATAAATAATAAGGGAAGGTTGGAACCTGGGTTTCAGCCTTTTATTCATATAGTAGATTTTGTCTCAGGTAAAAATAGTGGTATAATGTGATGTATAGTCAAAAAAGAATGATATAGCACTGGAAAGAGAGGTAGTGTATGAACTTACGTCATCGTTTTAATCAGAATTTGAACCGGATTGAAGTGTCAATGATTCGTCAGTTTGATCAAGCCATTTCAGATATTCCTGGTATTTTAAAACTAACGCTGGGAGAGCCTGATTTTACAACACCTGATCATGTTAAGGAAGCAGCAAAGGCTGCCATTGATGCCAACCAGAGTCATTACACAGGGATGGCTGGGTTATTGGAGTTGCGGCAGGCAGCAGCAGAATTTGTAGCAGAAAAATACAATCTGTCCTACAATCCTATGAATGAAATTTTGGTTACAATTGGTGCGACGGAAGCCCTATCTGCTAGTTTAGTGGCTATCTTGGAACCTGGAGATAAGGTATTGCTCCCAGCACCTGCCTATCCGGGTTATGAGCCGATTGTGAATATGGTAGGCGCAGATATTGTTGAGATTGATACGACCGAAAATGACTTTGTCTTAACACCTGAGATGTTAGAGAAAACCATTATTGAGCAAGGAGAGAAACTCAAGGCAGTGATTCTTAATTATCCTGCGAATCCGACAGGGGTGACCTATTCTCGGGAACAAATTCAGGCTTTTGCAGAAGTCTTGAAGAAATATCCTATCTTTGTCTTGTCTGATGAGGTTTATGCAGAATTGACCTATACAGGAGAGCCCCATGTGTCGATTGCAGAATTCTTACCTGAGCAGACGATTTTGATTCAAGGCTTGTCTAAATCGCATGCCATGACTGGCTGGCGGATTGGGCTCATTATGTCGTGTGCGGAGATTGTTGCACAGGTGATTAAAAGTCATCAATACTTGGTGACAGCTGCTGCGACAGCTATGCAATATGGCGCCTTAGAAGCCTTGAAAAATGGAAAAGATGATGCGCTTCCGATGCGTCATGAATATGTCAAACGCAGGGATTATCTGATTGAAAAAATGACAGGGCTTGGATTTGGGATTATCAAACCAGAAGGGGCTTTTTATATCTTTGCTAAGATTCCTGACAGATATCCTCAAGATTCCTTTAGCTTCTTGCAAGAATTTGCTCGAAAAAAAGCAGTTGCCTTTATTCCAGGTGCAGCCTTTGGTCGCTACGGTGAGGGTTATATTCGCATTTCTTATGCGGCAAGCATGGAGACTATTGAACAGGCAATGGTACGGTTGAAAGAATTTATGGCAGAATATGGAGCGGATTGAAACAAGGGGAATCGTTCTGTATAATCGGGATTTTCGTGAAGCGGATAAATTGGTCAAAATTTTCACAGAACAAGCTGGGAAACGAATGTTTTTCGTGAAACATGTAGCTAAGTCCAAGTTAACAGCTGCGATTCAGCCCTTGACTTATGCAGATTTTATTGTAAAAATCAATGATGAGGGTTTGAGTTATATTGAAGATTTTCATCAGGTTCAACCTTTTCGGCAACTGAATGAGGATATTTTTCGATTAAGTTATGCGACCTATATTTTGGCCTTGGCAGATGCTTGTTTGCAGGATAAGATGCACGATGCAGCTCTATTTGCTTTTTTGGTCAAAACCTTAGAGTTAATGGAGTCGGGACTGGATTATGAGATTTTAACCAATATTTTTGAAATCCAGATTTTAAGCCGATTTGGGGTTTCCTTGAATGTTCATGAGTGTGCTTTTTGCCACCGTGTAGGCCTTCCCTTTGATTATTCATATCAGTATTCGGGAGTCTTATGCCCGCAGCATTGTCATGAAGATGAGAGGCGTCTACATTTGGATCCCAATGTACTCTATCTGATTGACCAATTTCAGGCTATTTCCTTTAAGGATTTGGAGCGGATTTCAGTTAAGGATGAGATGAAGCGAAAGTTACGCTTATTTATCGATCAACTTTATGACGAGTATGTGGGGATTCACCTAAAATCAAAGAAATTTATTGATGATCTGTCTTCTTGGGGGCAGTTACTGAAACAAACAGAAAAATGAGGAATCAAGATGAAACGGATTGCGGTTGATGCAATGGGTGGAGACCGTGCTCCACAGGCTATTGTAGAAGGGGTAAATCAAGCTCTTGCTGCTTTTTCAGATATTGACATTCAATTGTATGGTGATGAGGCGAAAATTAAGCCTCTCTTAAAGAGTATGGACCGAGTATCGATTATTCATACAGAAGAAAAAATTGAATCAAACGATGAGCCGGTCAAGGCCATTCGCCGGAAGAAAAATGCTTCCATGGTGCTTGCGACAAAGGCTGTGAAGACAGGGGAAGCCGATGCGGTTATTTCTGCTGGAAATACGGGTGCCCTCCTTGCTGCGGGTGTATTTGTGGTTGGCCGTTTGAAACAGATTGACCGCCCTGGTTTATTGTCAACCTTACCAACAATGGATGGAAAAGGCTTTGATATGATGGATTTAGGAGCAAATGCAGAAAATACAGCTCATCATTTACATCAGTATGCGATTTTAGGGTCTTTCTATGCTCAATATGTACGAGGAATCGCTTGTCCACGGGTGGCCTTACTAAACAATGGGACGGAAGAATCAAAAGGGACTCCTGTTCATAAAGAAGCTTATGAGTTGTTATCACAGGATAAAAGCATTCATTTTATCGGTAATGTTGAGGCGCGTGAATTGCTAAATGGTGTTGCAGATGTGGTTGTTACCGATGGTTTCACGGGAAACGCTGTCCTAAAAACGATTGAAGGAACGGCAAAAAGTGTCCTCAATCAATTGACTTCTGCGATTAAAAATGGTAGCTTGCTTGCTAAGATAGGTGGCTTACTCTTGAAGCCAACATTGAAATCAGCCTTAGGGGCTTTGGACTATAAAAAAGCTGGTGGAGCGGTACTGCTAGGCTTGAAAGCTCCTGTTATTAAAGCCCATGGTTCAAGTGATGCGGCAGCAATTTACTATACCATTCGTCAAACAAGAATGATGATAGAAGCTGGAATTGTCCAGAAATCAGTGGAGCGTTTTTCACATGAGGAGGAGACGAGTGACTAAAGAAGAAATTTATCAGAGAATGGAAGAAATTCTGATAGAAGAAAAAGGTGAAGGCCTTGAGCTTCGTCCTGATTTAATGGTTACTGAGGAGTTAGCAGAAGATTCTGTAGAGGTGATGGAATTGGTGTTGTCCTTAGAGGATGAATTCCAGATTACGATTTCGGATGAAGCCATTGAAGAATTTGAAACCTTAGCAGATATTGTAGACTATATTGAACAGCGAGTGGATTAAATTAGAACCTGTATTCATAAGTGAAGTAATTCTAATCGGGAGCTTATTTTACGATAATCAAGGCGTTTTTTTGAAGGAATACTGACTGTATTTCGAAAAAAAGCAACGATGAGTAGTGAAAAATAAGCCCTGAAGAGAGTTGCTGAGCTGTGAATACAGGTTTTTATAGTGAATTGAATAAAGGTTAGGACATCGTTATACTCGTCAAAAATCAAAGTCTGACGTCGTTAACTCACCTTGCTTCAACAGTTTAGTGGACTGTTGTGTTGAAGGTTGGAAATAAGGATTGTGCAATAATCCTCAGCTATCATTAGTCCGAACTAGTGGTTCAGTGGAGACGAGCTATGCTCGCTCTATTTCTCACCTTCCACAATTCTCAATTGCAAGGGGCGAGCTACACTCGTTCTATTTCCAGCCTTCCACAATTCTCAATTGTGGAAGCTAGTCAGATTTTGATTTTTATAGAGTATTAAGTCGCTTTGATGAACGCCAGTTCTATCTGCAGCTTTTTCCTTGTCCTATTCCTTTCTCAATCTACTATATATTTATTTACGAAAACAAATAAAACGTTCGTCTTTTGACGGACGTTTTGTGGTTTTTTATAGTATAAAACCGATATTTTCTTGAATTAGCGAATATTGTGTGCTAGAATATAGCAAAATACAAAAAATATAAAAGTAAAGGCGAACAATAATATGAAACAATCATTGTTATATTCGGGAAAAGCTAAGGATCTGTATGCAACAGAAAATGATGAGGTGATTGTTGCAGTTTATAAGGACCAGGCGACGGCTTTAAATGGGTTAAAAAAGGAACAAGTGCTTGGTAAGGGGCAATTGAACAATCAGATTTCGTCTTTGATTTTTGAAAAATTAAATCGAGCAGGAATTGCCACTCACTTTTTAGAAAAACTATCAGATACGGAGCAACTGAATAAAAAAGTAGCGATTATCCCGCTAGAAGTAGTATTGCGAAATTATACAGCGGGCTCATTTTCAAAGCGCTTTGGTGTGGCAGAAGGGCTCAAGTTGGTAGAGCCAATTGTAGAATTTTATTACAAGAAAGATGAGCTAGATGACCCTTTTATCAATGATGAACATGTAGCTTTTCTGGATATTGCTTCAACCGAAGAACTTGGTTATATCAAGGCAGAAACGAGGAAAATCAATCAATTATTGATAGAGTGGTTTGCAGCTATTGGCTTGACCTTGATTGATTTCAAGCTGGAATTTGGGAAGGATCGGAATGGCAAGATTATTTTAGCAGATGAATTTTCTCCAGATAATTGTAGGCTCTGGGATGCCGAAGGACACCATATGGATAAGGATGTTTTTCGCCGTGGGCTAGGAAATATGACGGATGTGTATCAAATTGTATGGGAAAAATTACAGGAGTTGGATTAAGATGGAGAAACGAATTTTTGTAGAAAAAAAAGCTGGTTTTCAAATCAAGGCAGAGAGTTTATTGAGGGAATTGCAGGAGCGTTTAAGCGTTGACTCATTGACGAATGTACGCTTGGTGCAGGTCTATGATGTCTTTGGTCTGAGTGAAGATTTGATGACACTAGCTGAGGAGCGTGTTTTTTCAGAAAAAGTAACAGATATTGTATTGTCAGAGCAAGAAGTGGCAGAAAGTCTTGCTGCTAGTCGTTTCTTTGCGATTGAAGCTCTTCCTGGTCAATTTGATCAGCGTGCAGCGAGCAGTCAGGAAGCCCTGTTTCTTTTAGGCGCAGGTAGTGATGTACTAGTAAAAACTGCTCAGCTCTATCTTTTAAATGCTGATACGAGCGATGAGGATGTAGCAGCGATTCAGGATTATTTGCTCAATCCTGTCGATTCTCGTTTTAAGGATGTTACGAAAGAGTTGGAAGATCCTAATTTCTCCAGTTCGAATACGGTTATTCCAGTGCTTGATTTTTTCAAGGATTACACAGAGGCTGATTTTGCTCAGTATAAACAAGATCAAGGACTTGCTATGGAAGTAGCTGATTTGCTCTTTATTCAAGATTATTTTGCTTCGATTGGGCGTTGTCCGACGGAAACAGAGTTGAAGGTTTTGGATACCTATTGGTCAGATCATTGTCGTCACACAACCTTTGAGACAGAATTGCGTCAGATTGATTTTTCAGCATCACAATTTCAACATCAATTGCAGGCGACCTATGAGAAATATCTTGCAATGAGAACAGAATTAGGTCGTGACAATAAACCACAAACCTTGATGGATATGGCAACGATTTTTGGACGGTATGAACGAGCAAATGGCCGTTTGGATGACCTTGAAGTATCCGATGAAATCAATGCCTGCTCAGTAGAGATTGAAGTAGATGTGAATGGGGTAAAAGAGCCATGGCTACTCATGTTTAAAAATGAAACCCATAATCATCCGACAGAAATCGAGCCTTTTGGTGGTGCTGCAACCTGTATTGGCGGAGCTATTCGCGATCCGCTCTCAGGTCGTTCTTATGTCTATCAAGCCATGCGAATTTCAGGGGCGGGTGATATTACCCAACCCTTGTCTCAGACTCGCTCAGGAAAATTACCACAGCAGGTTATTTCAAAAACGGCAGCCCATGGTTATTCTTCTTATGGAAACCAAATTGGTCTCGCAACGACTTATGTCCGAGAATATTTTCATCCAGGTTTTGTCGCAAAGCGGATGGAGTTAGGTGCTGTTGTTGGTGCTGCTCCTCGTGAAAATGTGATTCGTGAAAAACCAGTAGCAGGGGACGTCATCATTCTTCTTGGTGGGAAAACTGGTCGAGATGGGATTGGTGGAGCGACAGGATCGTCAAAAGTTCAGACGGCTACATCTGTTGAAACAGCCGGTGCAGAGGTTCAAAAAGGAAATGCCATTGAAGAGCGGAAAATTCAACGACTTTTTCGAGAGAAAGAAGTGACCCGTCTGATTAAAAAATCCAATGACTTTGGAGCAGGCGGAGTCTGCGTTGCAATTGGGGAGTTGGCAGACGGTTTAGAGATTGATTTGGATAAGATACCACTCAAATACCAGGGATTGAATGGGACAGAAATTGCTATTTCAGAAAGTCAAGAGCGTATGGCAGTCGTTGTTGCGCCAGAAAATGTGAAGACTTTCATCACCTTTGCAGCCAAAGAAAATATCCTAGCTGTCCCTGTAGCAACTGTGACAGAAACTGCAAATCTTGTCATGACTTGGAAAGGGCAGAAGATTGTCGATATTGAACGTTCTTTCCTTGATAGTAATGGTGTGCGAGTAGTTGTGGATGCGAAGGTTACAGATAGTCCATGTGTTCTGCCAGAGCAATGCGTAACCTCCATCCATACATTGAAAGAGGATGTGCAGTTTGTATTATCTGATTTAAATCATGCTAGTCAAAAGGGCTTACAAACCATTTTTGATAGTTCCGTAGGTCGTTCAACGGTCAATCATCCTCTTGGTGGTCGCTATCAAATGACACCGTCGGAAAGTTCCGTTCAGAAATTGCCAGTTGCGCATGGTGTGACAGAAACCGTTTCTGTGATGGCACAAGGGTACAATCCCTTGATTGCAGAATGGTCTCCCTACCACGGAGCAGCCTATGCGGTCATTGAAGCAACCAGTCGCTTGGTGGCAACAGGAAGTGATTGGGAAAAAGCCCGTTTCTCTTATCAAGAATATTTTGAGAGAATGGACAAGCAGGCAGAACGTTTTGGAAAACCAGTCGCTGCGCTTCTTGGCTCTATTGAAGCTCAGATTCAACTAGGTCTCCCATCAATTGGGGGAAAAGATTCGATGTCTGGAACATTTGAAGAATTAACCGTTCCTCCGACCTTAGTAGCCTTCGGAGTGACGACTTCAACTGTTGGACGGATTTTATCGCCAGAATTTAAGGCTACTGGAGAATACATCTATTACATTCCAGGGACCTCTATTTCTGCAGAAATTGATTTTGAGACTATAAAAGAAAATTTCAAAACCTTCACTCACATTCAAGCAAAACACAAGATAACAGCTGCAGCTGCTGTGAAATACGGGGGCGTAGCAGAAACACTTGCGCTTATGGCCTTTGGCAACCAGATTGGAGCAAGCGTTGACCTTCCTCAGCTTGAAAGAAGCTTACAGGGGCAGTTGGGTGGCTTTGTCTTTGCTAGCCCAGATGAGATTGAGGGAGTTTTGAAAATCGGACAGACAACGAGTGAAGCAAGCCTCGTCATCAATGGTGTTGATTTACCGATTGCTGATTTGTTAGCAAGTTTTGAGAGGACTTTCGAGGATATTTATCCGACTGTATTTGAGCAGGACAGCCTTATGGCAGAAGTAGCACCAGTTGTGACCGATTTTGTGCGTGAAAATAAAGAAACAATCAGCCAACCCTTGGTGTATATTCCCGTTTTTCCAGGAACAAACTCAGAGTATGATTCTGCTAAGGCCTTTGAACAAGTTGGTGCTAAGGTGCGCTTAGAACCATTTGTAACGCTGGATGAAGCAGCACTGGCTCAGTCTGTTGAGAGAATGGTTCAATCCATTAGCAAAGCCCACATTCTCTTTTTTGCAGGTGGATTTTCAGCGGCAGATGAGCCAGACGGATCTGCAAAATTTATTGTGAATATTTTGCTCAATGAAAACATAAGGGCTGCGATTGACGCATTTATTGCGCGTGGTGGTCTGATTATCGGTATTTGTAATGGATTCCAAGCTCTTGTCAAATCAGGTCTTCTTCCTTATGGTAATTTTGAAGAGGCAGGCGAGACGAGCCCAACTCTCTTTTACAATGATGCCAATCAGCATGTAGCGAAAATGGTGGAAACGCGTATTGCAAATACCAATTCACCGTGGTTAGCTGGTATGGAAGTAGGTGCTATTCATGCCATTCCAGTATCACATGGAGAGGGGAAATTCGTTGTGACAGAAGCAGAATTTAGAGAACTTCGTGATCAAGGGCAGATATTCAGCCAGTATGTAGATTTTGAAGGGCAGCCAAGTATGGATAGTCGTTACAATCCAAATGGCTCCTTCTATGCGATTGAAGGGATTACCAGCAAGAACGGACAAATCATTGGAAAAATGGGACATTCTGAACGTTATGAAACTGGTTTGTTCCAAAATATTCCGGGAGAAAAAGACCAGAAGCTGTTTGAAAGTGCTGTACGGTATTTCACAAAGAAATAAGAGGATGATATGACATACGAAGTAAAATCGCTCAATGAGGAATGTGGCTTGTTTGGTATTTGGGGTCATCCACAGGCTAGCCAAGTGACCTATTTTGGACTGCATAGTTTGCAACACCGTGGTCAGGAAGGAGCGGGCATCTTGGCCAATCAAGCAGGAACCTTGCGCCGTCATCGTGGCTTAGGCCTGGTCTCTGAAGTCTTTAAGCATCAAGAAGATTTGGAAGCCTTGACAGGTCAATCAGCTATTGGTCATGTTCGTTATGCAACAGCAGGCGGCGCGTCAATCAATAATGTTCAGCCCTTTCTATTTGACTTTTTTGATATGCAATTAGGCTTAGCTCATAATGGGAATTTGACCAATACTCAAAGTTTAAAGAGAGAATTAGAAGCGCAAGGGGCTATCTTTGCTAGTTCTTCTGATACAGAAATTCTCATGCACCTCATTCGTCGGAGTCAAAAAGAAACACTCCTTGCTAAAATAAAGGAGGCTCTCAATCAGGTTAAGGGTGGGTTTGCCTATTTGATTATGGCGGAAGATAAGCTGATTGCAGCGCTTGATCCAAATGGTTTTCGTCCTCTTTCGATTGGTCGGATGAAAAATGGAGCTTGGGTTGTTTCAAGTGAAACTTGTGCCTTTGAAGTTGTTGGCGCAGATTGGATCGAAGATGTAAAACCAGGGGAGTTGGTCATCATAGATGATCAAGGAATTCAACATGATCGCTACACAGACGACACCCAGCTCTCTATCTGTTCTATGGAATATGTCTATTTCGCACGACCAGATAGTGTGATCAATGGGGTCAATGTTCATGCGGCACGAAAGAAAATGGGACGCCGTTTGGCACAAGAAGCAAAAATTGAAGCAGATATTGTGGTCGGTGTGCCAAACTCGTCTTTGTCTGCAGCGAGTGGTTATGCGGAAGAATCAGGCTTGCCTTACGAAATGGGCTTGATCAAGAACCAATATACTCAGCGGACCTTTATTCAACCAACCCAGGAATTACGGGAGCAAGGGGTCCGAATGAAATTATCTGCCGTATCGAGCATTGTCAGAAATAAGCGCGTGGTCATGGTCGATGATTCGATTGTTCGTGGAACAACTAGTCGGCGAATTGTCCAATTATTGCGAGATGCAGGAGCAGCAGAAGTCCACGTAGCGATTGCAAGCCCTCCTCTCAAGTACCCTTGCTTTTTCGGAATTGATATTCAAAATCGGAGCGAATTGATTGCGGCCAATCATAGCAATGAGGAGATTTGCGAGATTATTGGAGCAGATAGCTTGACCTTTCTGTCTTTAGAGGGTTTGATTGAGGGAGTAGGAATGGAAACAGATGCTCCAAATGGTGGTCTCTGTGTTGCTTATTTTGATGGGAAGTACCCGATTCCGCTGTATGATTACGAGGAGCGGTATTTGGAAAGTCTGGCAGAGAAAACGAGTTTCTACTAAATGTTAGTCGTTTAGTTGCTGTATTTAGTGATAAAAAGGAGAAAAGGATGTCAAAAAATTCATACGCAGCATCAGGTGTGGATGTGGAAGCTGGATATGAAGTAGTTGAGCGCATCAAAAAGCATGTTAAAAAGACAGAGCGTTTAGGCGTTATGGGGACTCTCGGGGGCTTTGGAGGCATGTTTGATTTGAGTAAACTCTCGGTCAAGGAACCAGTCCTGATTTCTGGAACAGACGGAGTTGGGACTAAGCTGATGCTGGCTATTCAGTACGACAAACACGATACCATTGGTCAGGATTGTGTAGCCATGTGTGTCAATGATATTGTCGCAGCAGGAGCAGAACCGCTTTATTTCTTAGATTATATTGCGA
Above is a window of Streptococcus sp. zg-86 DNA encoding:
- a CDS encoding ribose-phosphate diphosphokinase, with the protein product MAFSDIKLFALSSNQKLAARVAEKMGISLGKSTVRQFSDGEIQVNIEESIRGRHVYILQSTSSPVNDHLMEILIMVDALKRASAESVNVVIPYYGYARQDRKARAREPITSKLVANMLEIAGVDRLLTIDLHAAQIQGFFDIPVDHLMGAPLIADYFERRGMVGEGYVVVSPDHGGVTRARKLAQFLKTPIAIIDKRRSVDKMNTSEVMNIIGNIEGKTCILIDDMIDTAGTICHAADALAEAGAVEVYASCTHPVLSGPAMDNIQGSAIKKLVVLDTIEIPEERLIDKIERISTADLLAEAIIRIHEKRPLSPLFETVKDK
- a CDS encoding pyridoxal phosphate-dependent aminotransferase, encoding MNLRHRFNQNLNRIEVSMIRQFDQAISDIPGILKLTLGEPDFTTPDHVKEAAKAAIDANQSHYTGMAGLLELRQAAAEFVAEKYNLSYNPMNEILVTIGATEALSASLVAILEPGDKVLLPAPAYPGYEPIVNMVGADIVEIDTTENDFVLTPEMLEKTIIEQGEKLKAVILNYPANPTGVTYSREQIQAFAEVLKKYPIFVLSDEVYAELTYTGEPHVSIAEFLPEQTILIQGLSKSHAMTGWRIGLIMSCAEIVAQVIKSHQYLVTAAATAMQYGALEALKNGKDDALPMRHEYVKRRDYLIEKMTGLGFGIIKPEGAFYIFAKIPDRYPQDSFSFLQEFARKKAVAFIPGAAFGRYGEGYIRISYAASMETIEQAMVRLKEFMAEYGAD
- the recO gene encoding DNA repair protein RecO; the protein is MERIETRGIVLYNRDFREADKLVKIFTEQAGKRMFFVKHVAKSKLTAAIQPLTYADFIVKINDEGLSYIEDFHQVQPFRQLNEDIFRLSYATYILALADACLQDKMHDAALFAFLVKTLELMESGLDYEILTNIFEIQILSRFGVSLNVHECAFCHRVGLPFDYSYQYSGVLCPQHCHEDERRLHLDPNVLYLIDQFQAISFKDLERISVKDEMKRKLRLFIDQLYDEYVGIHLKSKKFIDDLSSWGQLLKQTEK
- the plsX gene encoding phosphate acyltransferase PlsX produces the protein MKRIAVDAMGGDRAPQAIVEGVNQALAAFSDIDIQLYGDEAKIKPLLKSMDRVSIIHTEEKIESNDEPVKAIRRKKNASMVLATKAVKTGEADAVISAGNTGALLAAGVFVVGRLKQIDRPGLLSTLPTMDGKGFDMMDLGANAENTAHHLHQYAILGSFYAQYVRGIACPRVALLNNGTEESKGTPVHKEAYELLSQDKSIHFIGNVEARELLNGVADVVVTDGFTGNAVLKTIEGTAKSVLNQLTSAIKNGSLLAKIGGLLLKPTLKSALGALDYKKAGGAVLLGLKAPVIKAHGSSDAAAIYYTIRQTRMMIEAGIVQKSVERFSHEEETSD
- a CDS encoding phosphopantetheine-binding protein, with the translated sequence MTKEEIYQRMEEILIEEKGEGLELRPDLMVTEELAEDSVEVMELVLSLEDEFQITISDEAIEEFETLADIVDYIEQRVD
- the purC gene encoding phosphoribosylaminoimidazolesuccinocarboxamide synthase, with amino-acid sequence MKQSLLYSGKAKDLYATENDEVIVAVYKDQATALNGLKKEQVLGKGQLNNQISSLIFEKLNRAGIATHFLEKLSDTEQLNKKVAIIPLEVVLRNYTAGSFSKRFGVAEGLKLVEPIVEFYYKKDELDDPFINDEHVAFLDIASTEELGYIKAETRKINQLLIEWFAAIGLTLIDFKLEFGKDRNGKIILADEFSPDNCRLWDAEGHHMDKDVFRRGLGNMTDVYQIVWEKLQELD
- a CDS encoding phosphoribosylformylglycinamidine synthase, with product MEKRIFVEKKAGFQIKAESLLRELQERLSVDSLTNVRLVQVYDVFGLSEDLMTLAEERVFSEKVTDIVLSEQEVAESLAASRFFAIEALPGQFDQRAASSQEALFLLGAGSDVLVKTAQLYLLNADTSDEDVAAIQDYLLNPVDSRFKDVTKELEDPNFSSSNTVIPVLDFFKDYTEADFAQYKQDQGLAMEVADLLFIQDYFASIGRCPTETELKVLDTYWSDHCRHTTFETELRQIDFSASQFQHQLQATYEKYLAMRTELGRDNKPQTLMDMATIFGRYERANGRLDDLEVSDEINACSVEIEVDVNGVKEPWLLMFKNETHNHPTEIEPFGGAATCIGGAIRDPLSGRSYVYQAMRISGAGDITQPLSQTRSGKLPQQVISKTAAHGYSSYGNQIGLATTYVREYFHPGFVAKRMELGAVVGAAPRENVIREKPVAGDVIILLGGKTGRDGIGGATGSSKVQTATSVETAGAEVQKGNAIEERKIQRLFREKEVTRLIKKSNDFGAGGVCVAIGELADGLEIDLDKIPLKYQGLNGTEIAISESQERMAVVVAPENVKTFITFAAKENILAVPVATVTETANLVMTWKGQKIVDIERSFLDSNGVRVVVDAKVTDSPCVLPEQCVTSIHTLKEDVQFVLSDLNHASQKGLQTIFDSSVGRSTVNHPLGGRYQMTPSESSVQKLPVAHGVTETVSVMAQGYNPLIAEWSPYHGAAYAVIEATSRLVATGSDWEKARFSYQEYFERMDKQAERFGKPVAALLGSIEAQIQLGLPSIGGKDSMSGTFEELTVPPTLVAFGVTTSTVGRILSPEFKATGEYIYYIPGTSISAEIDFETIKENFKTFTHIQAKHKITAAAAVKYGGVAETLALMAFGNQIGASVDLPQLERSLQGQLGGFVFASPDEIEGVLKIGQTTSEASLVINGVDLPIADLLASFERTFEDIYPTVFEQDSLMAEVAPVVTDFVRENKETISQPLVYIPVFPGTNSEYDSAKAFEQVGAKVRLEPFVTLDEAALAQSVERMVQSISKAHILFFAGGFSAADEPDGSAKFIVNILLNENIRAAIDAFIARGGLIIGICNGFQALVKSGLLPYGNFEEAGETSPTLFYNDANQHVAKMVETRIANTNSPWLAGMEVGAIHAIPVSHGEGKFVVTEAEFRELRDQGQIFSQYVDFEGQPSMDSRYNPNGSFYAIEGITSKNGQIIGKMGHSERYETGLFQNIPGEKDQKLFESAVRYFTKK